In a genomic window of Pseudomonadota bacterium:
- a CDS encoding amino acid adenylation domain-containing protein — translation MSEAMDKVGVGVETAFSPLSPVQRSRLGWCKEHAAQAVMRLRVQLKGTLDAQRLRQAIDAVAARHELLAMEVVRRPELAVPVQRTNTASAALEVVRGNDPAGGHAEPRAAFASPTASATSVVGARCSRFVFTQAQGDESGADPAGELVIELPWLLSDRRTLELLVSEIARAYAGELDAADEEVLQFLDVADWQEDLLESDAAEEARRFWQTLPAPSRRTPRGVDESAGTGRVHTVDRSLGPELINTLERWAEGHGLSVASILAAAFSALLYRRAGAAVPVAVQFDGRDAPELAQVLGPLDRWIPLAVDNDESPGSMSFVTYATHWADAEAEHRRWLDAFDGRAGEAGVTVGPFDAAFSATGQVENTSETGGLSFRIADRERGPLPAPLLLEATVGEGRGQLTWVADTSALGRDELETLADQFGVLLASALEAHRSLDALQLLSHEASASGSRAAAPPPANRALIPDRFAATLADDPGALCVVDEATSWSRADVDRMARVVAATLQGERLGGEARIGICLPRSALVVAAMLGVWRLGAAAVPLDPELPPHALATRVREGRLAALLVTRDYLRGDGTLDGIVRLIELDATHLRNQPVDPENEVPAAALIGEHLAYGIFTSGSTGLPKLVGVEHGALASYVGAIEERLRLSTGNTYATVSSFASDLGHTAIFPSLATGGTLHVVGNDQMLDPDRLAQRFRASPVDVMKIVPSHLAALLSGKDAAGVLPQETLVLGGERLPVALVNRVRELAPSLRIINHYGPTEATVGVLTDEIENPSDDAPPLGQPLAGNVVEIRDGAGQLVPRGIPGELWIGGAQLARGYLDVAMLTQQRFAYLAGQQDGAEERRYRTGDRARMDVDGRVHFLGRADEQVKIRGLRVEPAEVEHCLATHPQVSGAAVRTIDGQLVAYVTGETDAAVITPWLAERLPPALVPERLLVLDAFPLTANGKVDKRALPAPPPLPEEIPLIPAQGDTEERLAQIFGDVLGLDSVSVVADFFFLGGHSLLATRAVSRIRADFEVDLPLTALFEAPTVRSLAPKVLEAPRARSDATVDAPLTSADRSEPIPLSFSQRRMWLLDRLEPQGRAAYAIPMAARIRGPLDAAALARSVAAIVARHESLRTVFVTGEDGEPRQRVLSIDEAPAVTVEPIDLAGVAPDDRERTIAKALAWYTSTPFDLERGPLLRVALAPLAPDEHVLVAVCHHVVFDAWSRAILLTELASTYLANVRGLPNPLAPLPVQYPDYAAWQRRWLAGEQLEEQLAYWRDTLAGAPPLLRLPADRPRLRRPTHRGHQLRFAVDAQAGIGLKALAEEEGATLFMVLLAAFDVLLHRLTGEADIVVGSPIANRRRREFEPLIGFFSNTIVLRTSMHGVDTFRELVQRVRQVALSAYAHQDLPFEELVEALPVTRDLSANPLFQVLFTLRNTPSSPRAVDGLTFEPVDAPAAAAKFDLTVQLEEAPDGGLLGSFEYATDLFDEETVADWQAGFVHLLTALARDPNQRLGEMPLGLPVAVTMPYAEVTPRPQTIDEWFGAVAARHPQAPAVGTGGEFMTYGELDRRATVLAERLRARGVEAEERIGIAAERGPAEWIAMLAVWRVGGAYVPLDPDFPRERLDYMVANSGIRLVLTSGRRAGDALTDAETLALDDLQWSTASTAIERTPATAPSPRRLAYVLYTSGSTGRPKGVCVSHGAACFFLDAMTRRLGWGADTRMLAVTTLGFDISLLERWGPLLVGGRSQVARAEEAADGIALARRLAASDVNAMQATPATWRLLRDAGWSGDSKLTALIGGEALPGELADWVRSHSAAVWNLYGPTETTVWSTAHPYLERTAAGHVSLGTPLGATHLAIVDAGVRPVPIGVWGELAIGGPGIARGYEARPAETARRFVPDPFASTPGARLYRTGDVCRLRRDGALEFGGRRDGQVKLHGLRIEIGEIEAALDKLSDIAASAAVLHDEQLTVFLELPRSDQREPVADGATQGAPADAHQVIESARRALTQSLPGYMVPHRFIIVPALPLTPNRKVDRRALSALAETELAEARSYVAPRSDTELALCEIFAEVLGLERVGIEDSFFDLGGHSLLATRVAVRIRDRLGVEIPLRELFEAPTPAALAVRVHDGANRSDGSGSRVARAPLRALPHPDELPLSYAQERLWFVDQLNPGDAAYAIPMVLRLTGPLATDALSAALRATVERHEVLRTTFASVAGRPVQRVHEVNSPLVAEAARVRVADLATVAEGECDELVREWANRISREPFDLARGPLLRAQLLRLGERDHVVILVMHHIVSDGWSAGVLARELTTLYAGRIAGLSQALPPLEVQYADWALHERAVLDEPAVEEELAFWRQRLAGIPTRVLTPDVDEPPTPAEFAFAVDATVAAGLDKLAAQEQASLFMVCLAAFSLLLGRESDSDDIVVGTDVAHRTHTAAEGLIG, via the coding sequence ATGAGCGAGGCGATGGACAAGGTGGGCGTCGGTGTGGAGACGGCGTTCTCTCCCCTCTCTCCCGTGCAGCGCAGTCGCCTTGGCTGGTGTAAGGAGCACGCGGCGCAGGCCGTGATGCGCCTGCGTGTCCAACTGAAAGGTACGCTGGATGCGCAGCGTCTGCGTCAAGCGATCGATGCGGTGGCTGCGCGGCATGAGCTATTGGCGATGGAGGTGGTGCGCCGCCCCGAACTCGCGGTCCCCGTGCAGCGCACGAACACCGCGTCGGCAGCGCTGGAGGTAGTCAGAGGGAATGACCCGGCGGGTGGGCATGCCGAACCGAGGGCGGCGTTCGCGTCGCCGACGGCTTCCGCGACGAGTGTGGTTGGTGCGCGATGCTCTCGCTTTGTCTTCACGCAGGCACAGGGTGATGAGTCCGGCGCCGACCCAGCAGGAGAGCTGGTCATCGAGTTGCCTTGGTTGCTCAGCGACCGGCGCACGCTCGAGCTGCTGGTGTCGGAGATCGCGCGGGCCTATGCGGGCGAGCTTGATGCGGCGGATGAGGAGGTTCTGCAGTTCCTAGATGTCGCGGACTGGCAGGAAGACCTGCTCGAGTCCGATGCTGCGGAGGAGGCACGCCGTTTCTGGCAGACGCTGCCAGCGCCTTCGCGTCGCACGCCTCGTGGGGTGGATGAGAGCGCTGGCACAGGTCGTGTGCACACGGTCGATCGCAGCCTAGGGCCGGAACTCATCAATACGCTGGAACGCTGGGCGGAGGGGCACGGACTGTCGGTCGCCTCGATCCTCGCCGCCGCGTTCAGCGCGCTGCTGTACCGTCGGGCCGGTGCCGCCGTGCCGGTGGCGGTGCAATTCGACGGCCGCGACGCGCCTGAGCTGGCTCAGGTGTTGGGGCCCCTCGACCGTTGGATCCCGCTGGCGGTGGACAACGATGAGTCGCCCGGAAGTATGTCGTTCGTTACCTACGCGACGCATTGGGCAGACGCCGAGGCGGAGCACCGCCGTTGGCTCGACGCGTTCGATGGACGGGCAGGCGAGGCGGGCGTCACGGTCGGTCCCTTCGATGCCGCATTCAGTGCCACTGGACAGGTCGAGAATACCAGCGAGACAGGCGGACTCTCCTTCCGTATCGCCGATCGCGAACGCGGACCCCTGCCAGCCCCGCTGCTGCTCGAAGCGACGGTGGGTGAGGGGCGGGGGCAGCTCACATGGGTCGCCGATACCAGCGCGCTCGGTAGGGACGAGCTGGAAACGTTGGCGGATCAGTTCGGCGTGTTGCTCGCAAGCGCGTTGGAAGCGCACCGCTCGCTAGACGCTCTGCAGCTGCTGTCGCACGAGGCGTCGGCGAGCGGATCGCGGGCGGCAGCACCGCCGCCGGCGAACCGTGCCCTGATCCCCGATCGTTTCGCCGCCACGCTCGCGGACGATCCCGGCGCACTGTGCGTCGTGGACGAGGCGACGTCGTGGTCGCGGGCTGACGTCGATCGTATGGCACGCGTCGTGGCCGCCACCTTGCAGGGCGAGCGACTAGGCGGGGAAGCCCGCATCGGTATCTGCCTGCCACGCTCGGCGCTCGTGGTGGCGGCCATGCTCGGTGTGTGGCGTCTGGGCGCCGCCGCCGTGCCCCTGGACCCCGAGTTGCCCCCGCACGCGTTGGCCACACGGGTGAGGGAAGGGCGCTTGGCGGCCCTGCTGGTGACGCGAGACTACTTGCGTGGCGATGGCACGCTCGATGGCATCGTTAGGCTGATCGAACTCGATGCCACGCACCTCCGGAATCAGCCCGTCGATCCAGAGAACGAAGTGCCAGCCGCCGCCCTCATCGGTGAGCACCTCGCCTACGGCATCTTCACCTCGGGCTCGACCGGACTGCCAAAACTGGTAGGCGTAGAACATGGCGCGCTCGCGAGCTACGTCGGCGCGATCGAGGAACGCCTGAGACTCTCGACAGGCAATACCTACGCCACCGTCTCCAGCTTCGCCTCGGACCTTGGCCATACCGCGATTTTCCCCAGCCTCGCCACCGGCGGCACGCTGCACGTGGTCGGCAACGACCAGATGCTGGACCCTGATCGCCTGGCGCAGCGGTTCCGTGCGTCACCGGTCGATGTGATGAAGATCGTGCCCTCGCACCTGGCGGCGTTGCTGAGCGGCAAGGACGCGGCGGGCGTGCTGCCGCAGGAGACCCTGGTGCTGGGGGGCGAGCGCTTGCCGGTTGCCCTGGTGAATCGGGTACGCGAACTCGCGCCGTCGCTGCGCATCATCAACCACTACGGTCCGACCGAGGCCACCGTGGGCGTGCTGACCGACGAGATCGAGAATCCTTCGGACGACGCGCCGCCTCTTGGCCAGCCCTTGGCGGGCAACGTCGTCGAGATCCGCGATGGAGCAGGCCAACTCGTTCCCCGCGGTATCCCAGGAGAACTATGGATCGGTGGCGCGCAGCTTGCCCGAGGGTATCTCGACGTGGCCATGCTCACGCAGCAGCGCTTCGCCTACTTGGCAGGCCAGCAGGATGGTGCTGAGGAGAGACGTTACCGCACCGGGGATCGCGCGCGCATGGATGTTGACGGTCGGGTCCACTTCCTGGGTCGCGCGGACGAGCAGGTCAAGATCCGTGGTCTGCGGGTGGAGCCCGCGGAGGTCGAGCATTGCCTGGCGACGCACCCGCAGGTGAGTGGAGCGGCCGTTCGCACGATAGACGGACAGCTGGTCGCCTACGTCACCGGGGAGACCGACGCCGCCGTGATCACACCCTGGCTGGCCGAGCGGTTGCCGCCCGCGCTCGTGCCCGAACGCTTGCTGGTGCTGGATGCATTCCCGCTCACGGCGAACGGCAAGGTCGATAAGCGCGCGTTGCCGGCACCGCCGCCGTTGCCGGAAGAGATTCCCCTGATCCCTGCGCAGGGAGACACGGAGGAACGGCTAGCGCAGATCTTCGGTGACGTTCTCGGTCTGGACTCCGTCTCTGTCGTCGCCGACTTCTTCTTTCTCGGCGGTCATTCCCTGCTGGCGACGCGCGCGGTGAGCCGGATCCGCGCTGACTTCGAGGTCGATCTACCGTTGACCGCTCTGTTCGAAGCTCCCACGGTGCGCAGCCTGGCACCGAAGGTGCTCGAGGCGCCGCGAGCCCGATCGGACGCCACGGTGGACGCGCCGCTGACCAGCGCCGATCGCAGCGAACCCATACCGCTGTCCTTCTCCCAACGACGGATGTGGCTGCTCGACCGGCTGGAACCGCAAGGACGCGCCGCCTATGCGATTCCGATGGCGGCCCGCATCCGCGGCCCGCTCGACGCCGCGGCGCTGGCAAGGAGCGTGGCGGCCATCGTCGCGCGCCACGAGAGCCTGCGCACGGTGTTCGTCACCGGCGAGGACGGCGAGCCGCGCCAGCGGGTGCTGTCGATAGATGAGGCGCCGGCGGTCACCGTCGAGCCGATCGACCTGGCGGGGGTCGCTCCGGACGACCGCGAGCGCACCATCGCCAAGGCTCTGGCCTGGTACACGAGCACACCCTTCGATCTCGAACGCGGGCCACTGCTGCGCGTGGCCCTGGCACCGCTGGCGCCCGACGAGCACGTACTCGTGGCGGTTTGTCACCACGTGGTGTTCGATGCCTGGTCGCGCGCGATCCTGCTCACGGAGTTGGCGAGTACCTACCTGGCGAACGTGCGCGGCTTACCCAACCCGCTGGCGCCGCTTCCTGTGCAATACCCGGACTACGCGGCGTGGCAACGTCGTTGGCTGGCCGGCGAGCAGCTGGAGGAACAGCTCGCCTACTGGCGTGACACGCTGGCGGGTGCGCCGCCGCTGCTCCGGCTGCCGGCGGATCGACCGCGTTTGCGCCGTCCCACCCATCGTGGCCACCAGCTCCGCTTCGCCGTGGATGCGCAAGCCGGCATCGGGCTCAAGGCGCTCGCCGAGGAGGAAGGCGCCACCCTCTTCATGGTGTTGCTGGCCGCCTTCGACGTGCTCCTGCACCGACTCACGGGGGAGGCTGACATCGTCGTCGGCTCGCCGATTGCCAATCGGCGGCGGCGCGAGTTCGAGCCACTGATCGGCTTCTTCAGCAACACGATCGTGCTGCGCACGTCGATGCACGGAGTGGACACGTTTCGTGAGCTCGTGCAACGGGTGCGTCAGGTCGCGCTTAGCGCTTACGCCCACCAGGACCTGCCCTTCGAGGAACTCGTCGAGGCGCTGCCGGTCACCCGCGATCTCTCGGCCAATCCGCTGTTCCAGGTGCTCTTCACCCTGCGCAACACCCCGTCGTCGCCGCGGGCCGTCGATGGGTTGACCTTCGAGCCAGTCGATGCCCCTGCCGCCGCGGCGAAGTTCGATCTGACGGTGCAGCTGGAGGAGGCGCCGGACGGTGGGTTGCTCGGCAGCTTCGAGTACGCCACGGATCTGTTCGACGAGGAGACCGTGGCCGACTGGCAGGCGGGATTCGTTCACCTGCTCACAGCGCTCGCTCGCGATCCAAACCAGCGATTGGGGGAGATGCCGCTGGGCTTGCCGGTCGCGGTGACCATGCCTTACGCCGAGGTGACGCCGCGGCCGCAAACGATCGATGAGTGGTTTGGTGCAGTTGCAGCGCGCCACCCGCAGGCCCCTGCCGTGGGGACGGGCGGGGAGTTCATGACCTACGGCGAACTCGATCGACGCGCGACGGTGCTCGCTGAGAGGCTACGAGCGCGCGGCGTCGAGGCGGAGGAGCGAATCGGCATCGCCGCCGAACGGGGGCCGGCCGAGTGGATCGCTATGTTGGCGGTCTGGCGAGTGGGCGGTGCCTACGTGCCCCTGGACCCCGATTTCCCCCGCGAGCGCCTGGACTACATGGTGGCGAACAGCGGCATTCGTCTAGTCCTGACCAGTGGCAGGCGGGCAGGCGACGCGCTAACGGACGCCGAGACCCTCGCCCTCGACGACCTGCAGTGGTCCACGGCGTCGACAGCGATCGAGCGGACACCGGCCACAGCGCCCTCGCCACGACGCTTGGCTTACGTGCTCTACACGTCCGGATCGACGGGGCGGCCGAAAGGGGTCTGCGTCTCACACGGTGCGGCCTGTTTCTTCCTCGACGCGATGACCCGACGCCTGGGGTGGGGCGCGGACACGCGCATGCTCGCCGTCACCACCCTCGGCTTCGATATCTCCCTGTTGGAACGCTGGGGGCCGCTCTTGGTCGGCGGGCGTTCGCAGGTGGCGAGGGCGGAGGAGGCAGCCGACGGTATCGCCCTGGCGCGTCGCCTGGCGGCGAGTGACGTCAACGCGATGCAAGCCACGCCCGCGACCTGGCGCTTGCTGCGCGATGCCGGCTGGTCCGGAGACTCGAAGCTTACGGCCTTGATCGGTGGTGAAGCGCTCCCAGGCGAGCTGGCTGACTGGGTCAGGTCGCACAGCGCAGCGGTTTGGAACCTCTACGGTCCCACGGAGACGACGGTCTGGTCCACGGCGCATCCCTACCTGGAGCGCACGGCAGCGGGGCACGTGAGCCTCGGTACACCGCTCGGCGCCACCCACCTAGCGATTGTGGATGCCGGCGTCCGCCCGGTCCCCATCGGAGTGTGGGGCGAGCTGGCCATCGGCGGTCCGGGCATCGCACGCGGCTACGAGGCGCGGCCAGCGGAGACGGCGCGGCGCTTCGTGCCCGACCCCTTCGCGTCGACGCCGGGTGCGCGCCTCTACCGGACGGGGGACGTCTGCCGCCTGCGCCGGGATGGCGCGCTCGAGTTCGGCGGGCGCCGTGACGGCCAGGTGAAGCTGCATGGCCTGCGCATCGAGATCGGCGAGATCGAAGCGGCCCTGGACAAGCTCTCCGACATCGCGGCAAGCGCCGCCGTGCTGCATGACGAGCAGCTGACGGTTTTCCTGGAGCTACCGCGTAGCGACCAGCGGGAGCCAGTCGCGGATGGCGCTACGCAAGGCGCACCCGCCGACGCTCACCAGGTCATCGAGAGCGCTCGGCGGGCGCTGACGCAAAGCTTGCCGGGCTACATGGTGCCCCACCGCTTCATCATCGTGCCCGCCCTGCCGCTGACGCCAAACAGGAAGGTCGATCGTCGAGCGCTTTCGGCGTTGGCCGAGACTGAACTCGCTGAGGCGCGCTCGTACGTGGCACCCCGGTCGGATACGGAGCTGGCCCTGTGCGAGATCTTTGCCGAAGTGCTGGGTCTCGAACGTGTGGGCATCGAGGATTCCTTCTTCGATCTGGGCGGCCACTCCCTGCTGGCAACACGGGTCGCTGTGCGCATCCGTGATCGCCTCGGGGTGGAGATCCCCCTGCGCGAGCTGTTCGAGGCGCCGACACCGGCTGCCCTGGCGGTGCGGGTGCACGACGGCGCCAACCGCAGCGACGGGTCAGGCTCGCGCGTGGCGCGGGCGCCGCTGCGGGCGCTACCACATCCGGACGAACTACCGCTCAGCTACGCCCAGGAGCGCCTCTGGTTCGTGGATCAACTCAATCCCGGGGATGCCGCCTACGCGATTCCGATGGTCCTGCGCCTAACCGGTCCCCTCGCCACCGATGCGCTGAGCGCCGCCCTTCGCGCGACGGTAGAACGCCACGAAGTGCTGCGCACGACTTTCGCGTCAGTGGCGGGCCGCCCCGTGCAGCGGGTGCATGAGGTGAACTCCCCGCTCGTCGCGGAGGCAGCGAGGGTGCGTGTCGCGGATCTGGCCACGGTCGCCGAAGGCGAATGCGATGAGCTGGTGCGGGAGTGGGCGAACAGGATCTCGCGCGAGCCCTTCGACCTCGCCCGAGGTCCGCTGCTGCGCGCGCAGCTGCTCCGCCTGGGGGAACGGGACCACGTGGTGATCCTGGTCATGCACCATATCGTCAGTGACGGCTGGTCCGCCGGTGTGCTCGCGCGCGAACTCACTACGCTGTACGCCGGGCGTATCGCCGGCCTTAGCCAGGCCCTGCCGCCCCTCGAGGTGCAGTACGCCGACT